The following proteins are co-located in the Triticum aestivum cultivar Chinese Spring chromosome 1A, IWGSC CS RefSeq v2.1, whole genome shotgun sequence genome:
- the LOC123190064 gene encoding uncharacterized protein, with protein sequence MSWRQVLELLALLAPPAAPPPLLLLLLLPARPPRSDWRWTWCRRMDLASVDLRGGEEELGRLDEEEEEEEIGEEEQVGASVEGGRRRWALRWRHWSPRCTAVEQRRPGSCPTPATEWLALARRGCDRGCEKDDE encoded by the exons ATGTCCTGGAGGCAG GTTCTCGAGCTCCTCGCCCTCTTAGCTCcaccggcggcgccgccgccgcttctgcttctgcttctgctgcCCGCCCGCCCACCGCGCAG CGATTGGAGGTGGACTTGGTGCAGAAGAATGGATCTTGCTTCCGTTGATCTCAG AGGCGGCGAGGAGGAGCTGGGTCGcctggacgaagaagaagaagaagaagaaatcggcGAGGAGGAGCAGGTGGGCGCCTCTGTAGAAGGTGGGCGGCGGCGCTGGGCCCTACGGTGGAGGCACTGGTCACCTCGGTGCACGGCGGTGGAGCAGCGGCGGCCGGGGTCTTGCCCAACTCCCGCAACAGAGTGGCTGGCCTTGGCGCGCCGGGGTTGCGACCGGGGATGTGAGAAGGACGACGAGTAA